Proteins encoded in a region of the Oenanthe melanoleuca isolate GR-GAL-2019-014 chromosome 27, OMel1.0, whole genome shotgun sequence genome:
- the RPL27 gene encoding 60S ribosomal protein L27 — MGWLRRTPGTAVLGEGGGERILGTAVPGEGGGERTSGTAVPGDGMAKADTRHRRARGGRRGADTRHRRTAPAAASGDAAEVTHVAERKAGSQRSISLPAWAPSQRSLEMGKFMKPGKVVLVLAGRYSGRKAVIVKNIDDGTSDRPYSHALVAGIDRYPRKVTAAMGKKKIAKRSKIKSFVKVYNYNHLMPTRYSVDIPLDKTVVNKDVFRDPALKRKARREAKVKFEERYKTGKNKWFFQKLRF, encoded by the exons ATGGGATGGCTAAGGCGGACACCGGGCACCGCCGTGCTCGGGGAGGGCGGAGGGGAGCGGATACTCGGTACCGCCGTGCCCGGGGAAGGCGGAGGGGAGCGAACATCTGGCACCGCCGTGCCCGGGGATGGGATGGCTAAGGCGGACACCCGGCACCGCCGTGCCCGGGGAGGGCGGAGGGGAGCGGACACCCGGCACCGCCGCACGGCGCCGGCAGCGGCTTCCGGCGACGCGGCGGAAGTGACGCATGTCGCTGAGCGAAAGGCGGGGTCGCAGCGTTCCATTTCTCTTCCGGCCTGGGCGCCATCGCAGCGGAGCCTCG AGATGGGCAAGTTCATGAAGCCGGGGAaggtggtgctggtgctggccGGCCGCTACTCGGGGCGCAAGGCCGTCATCGTGAAG AACATTGACGATGGCACCTCGGACCGGCCGTACAGCCACGCCTTGGTGGCCGGCATCGACCGCTACCCGCGTAAGGTGactgctgccatgggcaagAAAAAGATCGCTAAAAGGTCCAAGATCAAGTCGTTCGTGAAGGTTTACAACTACAACCACCTGATGCCCACCCG GTATTCTGTGGATATTCCTCTGGATAAAACAGTGGTCAATAAGGATGTGTTCAGGGACCCTGCTCTGAAACGCAAAGCAAGACGTGAAGCCAAGGTGAAATTTGAGGAAAG GTACAAAACCGGCAAGAATAAGTGGTTCTTCCAGAAGCTGCGATTCTAA
- the RUNDC1 gene encoding RUN domain-containing protein 1 has translation MAVPTPPRSILGRGRGCRSGRAGPGWPGAANPRARHRPRPPVRAPGASNPRARHRPRPPVRAPGASNPRARHRPRPPVRAPGTAAATAPGRQGARWPRPAHGPAPRCQDGGGVAAPVAAAMEGESGSLGPGERWAPVGAVSAEEDEDEEDEEAAATGGESPQSVPRLRAERRRLHGALLALASHFAQVQFRLRQVARAGPAEQQRLLRDLEDFAFRGCPAPLPHGLGGAAGEREKQEQIEVQKEKQRELILQLKTQLDDLETFAYQEGSYDSLPQSVVMERQRMIINELIKKLDMDLSEDFAALSPEELRQRVDAAIAQIVNPARVKEQLVEQLKTQIRDLEMFINFIQDEVGSSGKAEDGHCDCGGSYKPSTRPPGNRVNPEDARRMQETGLQLMRRMLAVLQIFAVSQFGCATGQIPRTLWQKDQDNQDFSPLIEKLELSVERVRQLALKHQQAEHVISSSELQDVPLGGRDELTLAVRRELTVALRDLMAHGLYASSPGMSLVLAPIACLIPAFTPSPRTMHPWELFVKYYNAKNGQAFVESPARKLSQSFALPVTGAVVATPKQSLLAAIHTVLTEHSPFKRSADSELKALVCMALNEQRLVSWLNLICKSGALVQSHYQPWSYMANTGFESALTLLSRLSNLKFNLPVDLAVRQLKNIKDAF, from the exons ATGGCGGTGCCGACCCCGCCCCGCTCTATTTTGGGCCGGGGACGCGGCTGCCGGtcaggccgggccgggccgggctggccCGGGGCAGCCAACCCGCGGGCCCGTCACCGCCCCCGGCCCCCCGTGCGCGCCCCCGGGGCATCCAACCCGCGGGCCCGTCACCGCCCCCGGCCCCCCGTGCGCGCCCCCGGGGCATCCAACCCGCGGGCCCGTCACCGCCCCCGGCCCCCCGTGCGCGCCCCCGGGACAGCCGCCGCTACCGCGCCgggccgccagggggcgcgctggccccgccccgcccatggccccgccccgcggtgccaagatggcggcggcgtCGCGGCGCCGGTAGCGGCGGCTATGGAGGGAGAGAGCGGCTCGCTGGGCCCCGGGGAGCGCTGGGCGCCGGTGGGCGCCGTGTCAGCGGAGGAGGACGAGGATGAGGAGGACGAAGAGGCGGCGGCCACGGGAGGAGAGTCGCCGCAGTCAGTGCCGCGGCTGCGGGCCGAGCGGCGCCGGCTGCACGGGGCGCTGCTGGCGCTCGCCTCGCACTTCGCTCAGGTGCAGTTCCGGCTGCGGCAGGTGGCCCGGGCCGGCCCGGCCGAGCAGCAGCGCCTGCTCCGCGACCTCGAGGACTTCGCCTTCCGCGGCTGCCCCGCGCCGCTTCCCCACGGGCTGGGCGGCGCTGCG GGTGAGCGAGAGAAGCAGGAGCAAATTGAGGTCcagaaggagaagcagagagagctgATCCTGCAGCTCAAGACACAGCTGGATGACCTAGAGACCTTTGCTTACCAAGAGGGCAGCTATGATTCTCTGCCACAGTCTGTGGTTATGGAAAGACAACGG ATGATTATAAATGAGTTGATAAAGAAGCTCGACATGGACTTGAGTGAAGATTTTGCAGCGCTCTCTCCAGAGGAGCTGCGGCAGCGGGTGGATGCTGCCATAGCACAGATTGTGAATCCAGCCAgggtgaaggagcagctggtggAACAACTGAAGACCCAGATAAGGGACCTCGAAATGTTCATCAACTTCATTCAGG ATGAAGTTGGAAGCTCTGGCAAGGCAGAAGATGGCCACTGTGACTGTGGAGGCTCCTACAAACCCAGCACCCGGCCTCCTGGGAACAGag TGAACCCAGAAGATGCCAGAAGGATGCAAGAAACGGGCCTGCAGCTCATGCGCCGCATGCTGGCCGTGCTGCAGATCTTTGCTGTCAGCCAGTTTGGCTGTGCCACGGGTCAGATCCCTCGCACCCTCTGGCAGAAGGACCAAGACAACCAGGACTTCTCCCCTTTAATTGAGAAACTGGAGCTGTCTGTGGAGCGGGTGAGGCAGCTTGCCCTGAAACACCAGCAGGCAGAGCATGTTatcagctcctctgagctgcaggacGTTCCCCTGGGAGGCAGAGACGAGCTGACTCTGGCTGTGCGCAGGGAGCTGACGGTGGCTCTGCGGGACCTGATGGCTCACGGGCTCTACGCCTCTTCCCCAGGCATGAGCCTGGTGCTGGCCCCCATCGCATGCCTGATCCCCGCCTTCACGCCCTCGCCACGGACCATGCACCCCTGGGAACTCTTTGTCAAGTATTACAACGCTAAGAACGGACAAGCCTTCGTGGAATCCCCAGCTCGCAAGTTGTCCCAGTCCTTCGCCTTGCCTGTGACAGGAGCAGTGGTGGCTACTCCAAAGCAGAGCCTGCTGGCAGCCATCCACACGGTGCTCACGGAGCACAGCCCCTTCAAGCGCAGCGCAGACTCGGAGCTGAAGGCGCTGGTGTGCATGGCGCTCAACGAGCAGCGCCTGGTCTCCTGGCTCAACCTCATCTGCAAGTCTGGAGCTTTGGTTCAGTCTCACTACCAGCCCTGGAGCTACATGGCCAACACTGGCTTTGAAAGCGCCCTCACCCTCCTCAGCCGCCTGAGCAACTTGAAGTTCAACCTCCCAGTTGACTTGGCTGTTCGGCAGCTGAAAAACATCAAAGATGctttttga